The proteins below come from a single Corylus avellana chromosome ca3, CavTom2PMs-1.0 genomic window:
- the LOC132173921 gene encoding LOW QUALITY PROTEIN: uncharacterized protein LOC132173921 (The sequence of the model RefSeq protein was modified relative to this genomic sequence to represent the inferred CDS: inserted 1 base in 1 codon) has product MHSSSFREVRFNGCCPIPILSLLESQNPSIPSSTTNISAARHNFAVATASSLNQNTRFTNHEALPSLDESFYNFTKAYPKYHQTDQADRIRAQEYSHITHNNHVCLDYNIGHGLFSHAQHQQKSHSPKAVVASSSSSPPSLHFPEPTFFDISYKSVNLVSQIQYGNQESELESKLRIRIMAFMNISPVDYTMVFTANQSSALKLLADCYPFQSNQNLLTVYDYESEAVEMMTQSSKXKGARVMSAEFSWPNLSLQSGKLRKMIVSRGKKTNRGLFVFPLQSRVTGSSYSYQWMSMAQGNGWHVLLDACALGPKDMDTLGLSIFKPDFLTCSFYKVFGENPSGFGCLFVKKSSASILKDSTNATSIGIVSLVPSSRTFQFPEEQANTDTEIEQKAKFELSKDDLDVPVQHSFSGPLSVEQKSGETSKSHEIEEVPVMRKVLSFSEVIELKTPFESARSKYSEGSVNWSSEIECRGLDHADSLGLILISSRARYLINWLVNALLSLQHPHTENGQPLRLVRIYGPKIKFNRGPAVAFNVFDWKGEKIDPTLVQKLADRKNISLSHGFLHHIWFSDKYEEEREKILETTRTEVEGIVLGKKRDKHHFQIPVVTAALGFLTNFEDTYRLWAFVSQFLDADFVEKERWRYTALNQKTVEV; this is encoded by the exons aTGCACTCATCAAGCTTTCGAGAGGTCCGCTTTAATGGCTGCTGTCCAATTCCTATTCTTTCCCTTCTTGAGTCACAAAATCCCAGCATTCCCAGTTCTACTACCAACATCTCCGCAGCAAGGCACAACTTTGCAGTAGCCACAGCTTCTTCACTCAACCAAAACACCCGATTCACAAACCATGAGGCCCTCCCTTCTTTGGATGAATCATTTTATAACTTCACCAAAGCATACCCAAAATACCATCAGACTGATCAGGCTGATCGAATCCGAGCCCAAGAATATTCCCACATCACCCACAACAACCATGTCTGTCTCGATTACAATATTGGCCATGGTCTCTTCTCACATGCTCAGCATCAGCAGAAGAGTCACTCTCCAAAAGCTGTAGTTGCTTCTTCGTCATCGTCTCCTCCGTCGCTGCATTTCCCTGAGCCGACCTTCTTTGATATATCCTACAAGTCGGTGAACTTGGTATCCCAGATACAGTATGGTAACCAAGAATCGGAACTGGAGTCAAAGCTCCGAATAAGAATCATGGCCTTCATGAATATCTCTCCAGTTGATTACACCATGGTATTCACTGCTAATCAGTCATCTGCTTTGAAACTTCTGGCAGACTGTTATCCATTTCAGTCTAATCAAAATCTTCTTACGGTTTATGATTATGAGAGTGAAGCAGTGGAAATGATGACTCAAAGTTCCA AAAAAGGAGCACGAGTCATGTCAGCTGAGTTTTCATGGCCCAATCTGAGTCTCCAATCTggaaaattaagaaagatgaTAGTGAGTAGAGGGAAGAAAACGAATAGGGGACTGTTCGTTTTTCCCCTTCAGTCAAGAGTGACTGGATCCTCCTATTCATATCAGTGGATGAGCATGGCACAGGGGAATGGATGGCATGTCTTGCTTGATGCATGTGCATTGGGGCCAAAGGATATGGACACCTTAGGCCTCTCTATTTTTAAGCCTGACTTCCTCACTTGCTCTTTTTACAAAGTTTTTGGGGAAAATCCATCTGGGTTTGGATGCTTGTTTGTCAAGAAATCCAGTGCTTCAATCTTAAAGGATTCAACCAATGCTACAAGCATAGGTATTGTGAGCCTGGTTCCATCATCAAGAACGTTTCAATTCCCTGAAGAGCAAGCAAATACTGATACGGAAATTGAACAAAAAGCAAAGTTCGAACTGTCGAAAGATGATTTAGATGTGCCTGTGCAGCACTCATTCTCCGGCCCATTATCTGTTGAGCAGAAAAGTGGTGAAACTTCTAAGTCACATGAAATTGAAGAAGTCCCTGTAATGCGAAAGGTACTATCATTCTCTGAAGTCATTGAACTAAAGACACCCTTTGAATCTGCTCGATCCAAATACTCAGAAGGCAGTGTAAATTGGAGCTCAGAGATTGAATGCAGAGGCTTGGATCATGCAGATTCATTGGGCCTGATACTAATTAGTAGCAGAGCTAGATACTTGATCAATTGGTTAGTAAATGCATTGTTGAGTCTCCAACATCCACATACAGAAAATGGGCAGCCTCTGCGTCTGGTAAGAATCTATGGACCAAAGATTAAGTTTAATCGAGGACCTGCCGTGGCATTCAATGTGTTTGACTGGAAAGGAGAAAAGATTGACCCCACCCTTGTACAGAAGCTCGCTGACCggaaaaatatatcattaagCCATGGGTTTTTGCATCACATCTGGTTCTCAGACAAGTatgaagaagagagggagaaaatATTAGAGACAACAAGAACTGAAGTTGAAGGAATTGTCTTAGGCAAGAAGAGAGATAAACATCATTTTCAGATACCAGTGGTCACAGCAGCACTAGGGTTCTTGACAAACTTCGAAGACACATACAGGCTTTGGGCATTTGTTTCCCAGTTCTTGGATGCTGACTTtgtggaaaaagagagatggagatacACAGCTCTTAATCAAAAGACAGTTGAAGTATGA